Genomic segment of Lentimicrobium sp. L6:
CCATGTTCTTCATTCTTACATTGAAGGAATACATGTATTTGTTTCCATAGATGGTATAAGCATACTCAATATATTGGTGTTGATTATATCCTTGATTGGCATCGGGAAATAAGCGCATACTTATAGTTACACTATCGTCACCAGAAACTTCAACTTTTTGTCCTTGGTAAGGTCTGCCATCAATAAATGCTTGAAAATTATGATCTTGAGTGTGTATTAGACGATTGGCAGCAGAAAACACAAATCCAAATGTGGCAGTATCGCCTTTGAATAGAACTAAAGGAAGGCTGTCGTTGGTTTGATAATTTATTAACTCAGCTTGTCTCACTCTACCTCCCAATGACTGGAAGTCGAGTTTCATCACTTCATTTTCTACATTGATGATTTGATTCTCCCCAACTGAGGAATTAGCAAAAGCCCCAAATTTCTGTTGTAATTGCTCTTGAACTACACCATTATCAATTACTTGAGTATCCTCAAGTTGAGTAGGATTAATTTGGTTTTCCTGATTATACTGTACTCGATTTATAGAGTCCTGATAGCGAAGTTCAGTTTTAACTAAAGCTATAGAATCCATTCTGTTTTGATAGGCTAGTTTTTCTTCTTCTGATGGAGCGTTCCACCAAGAAAAGCCAAAAAAGATGGCAAATATTAATACTAAACCTATGATTGAATTTCTATCCATGTTGCATTTTCATTTTAGGGTGCAAATGTACGTTTTTCTATTTGATTGACATAACGTAAAAATGTTAGGGATTTAAGCAAAAAAATAGCCGAAAGAATTATGATTACTTCCGGCTATATTGATGATATGTGTTAAGACAATTACTTACGAGTCGTATTCTCTAATGATTGTGCATGACGAGTTCTGATATTTTTTTGTGTTTGAGATTTTATGTTTAATGTTTCTGGAGTTTCATGTTTTTTCTTGAAATCTCTGTTTGAAATAATACCTGATTTTTTTAAATCACTTTCTACCAATATTCCTTGGTTCAAAGTCCATGGGAAATTAAACTCTTTTCCTTGTTCCCAATAGGCATCCGTATTAGTGCCTACTATACTTGCATACACATTGGAATTATTTAGGGCGTCGTAATATCCAAAGTAGTATTCATATCCATCGTTTGGAATATTTACATCTTCGTCGAATTGGTATTCAGTGTCATAATTAATACTCCAATTGTTTAAATCATGTGCTCCATAATTCTGTGCACTTAAGAAGAAGAAGTCTTCACTGATATTTAAATAAAAGACTGGGGAGTCTTCATTGCTGAGATTTATTGTTTCTTGCCAAGTTAAAGTAAGACCCAATTGTTGGAAGTTTACTGTTTCACCTTTAGTTTCGGCTTGATAGGTTATTGCTCCCGGATTTGATGGGAATATATAATTAATTCTATCTAAAACTGGAATTTGAAGCCATTCGAAACCTGGAACTTTTATATCAATAATAGTATAAGTTGGATTAAAGAAGCTTACTGAATATACCCCAACTTCCATATCTACCTCAACACTGGCATCTCCACCGTTTGAGGTAATGTTCACCACACCAGAATATAAATCATTCGACAATCCAGATCTGTCAGCAATCACCCAAACTCTATCTTCTTGTCCTGGGGAAAGGTTTCCAGAGTTTTGAGAAAAGCTCATCCAGCTTGATGAGGTAGTCAAATTATATTCTAACATACCTTCGCCATCATTGCTAATGGTAATGTAATCTCTATCAGAATTAGCTGCTATTTTTATATAGTCTATATCCCACCAAAGAGCTGGTGGATCTGGATAGGGATTTAATATGGTTACTTCTACAAAACTACTTCCACCATTACTTTGTATGTTTATGGAACCAGTATGCAAACCATAATCTAACCCTGAAGTTTCTGCATTTACTTGTATTTTTGCCAATTGATTAAATCCAATGCTGCCAGATGATGGGCTAACGCTCAAGAAATCGTCGTTTGTTGATACTTGGTAATCCATGGTAGCATTTCCCATATTTGTGATTCCAAAGAATTGAATAGTTTCATTCTTTTTAAAAATGATTTCTTGACTATCTGTATATAATTGAGCTGGTCTGTCATCTTTTCTACATGAAGCAAAAAGAAGAACAAATACGCTGCTTAAAATGATAAAAGATATGATTCGAGTTTTCATGAGCTTTTTTTTCTGATGATTATGTTAATAGACTAACCAATATCGTACCAAAGTTTTAAAAACAGAAGGATATTATTTCTAATGACTTGAAATTATTCTTCTAGTTGCTTTGTTTGCATTATAAAAGAGGCATAAAAAAACCGTCCCTAAAATAGAGACGGTTTATTATTTAGATAAAAACTCTAAGAATTATTTCTTCTTCAAATTTTTAATTTCATCTTCGAATTTGCTGATGATTTTTTTAGCTTCTGATTTTAAGTTTTTCAACTCTTTTTCAGCTTCTTTACGAGCTTTCTTTGCCACTTTCTTCGCTTCTTTTTCAACAACATCAAACTCAGCACTAACAGCATTACCAATATTTTTGGCACTACCTTTTAGAGCTTCTTTTGTAGCGTCAGCATCCCAAGCACCTTGCTTAATGTTAGCATGAGCAGCAGCTAAACGAGCGATTGGTACACGGAAAGGAGAACAAGAAACATAACCGAATCCTAAAGTATTACAGAACTCAACAGAACTTGGCTCTCCACCATGCTCTCCACAAATACCAATCTTGATATTTGGACGAGTTTTTCTACCTTTTTCAACAGCAATCTTCATTAGGCTACCAACACCTGTTTGGTCAATAACTTGGAATGGATCTGCATCAAGAATTCCTTTGTCAAGATAAACAGGTAAGAATTTACCAGCATCATCTCTTGAATAACCAAAAGTCATCTGAGTTAAGTCATTAGTTCCGAAAGAGAAGAATTCTGCAGTTTCAGCAATTTCGTCAGCAGTTAAAGCAGCTCTAGGAATTTCAATCATAGTTCCAACTAAATAATCGATTCTATCATTTCTTTCTTCGAATACTTTTTCAGCAATAGATCTCACAATCTCTTCTTGCATCTTCAATTCAGCTTTAGTACCGATAAGAGGAATCATAATTTCTGGTTTAGCAGTAATTCCTTTAGCTTTTAGGTTTAAAGCAGCTTCGATGATAGCACGAGTTTGCATTTCTGTAATTTCAGGATAGGTATTTCCTAATCGACAACCACGGTGACCTAACATGGGGTTGAATTCGTGAAGATCTTCAACTTTTTGTTTGATATCTTCAACAGTAAGTCCCATTTCGTCAGCCATCTCTTTTTGGTTTTCTTCCTCGTGAGGAATAAACTCATGCAATGGTGGGTCGAGTAAACGAACAGTTACAGGAAGATCGTGCATCGCTTGGAAAATACCTTCGAAATCTTCTCTTTGAAGTGGTAATAATTTAGCAAGAGCTTCTCTTCTACCTGCTTCATCTTCTGAAAGAATCATCTCACGCATAGCTTTAATCTTATCACCTTCGAAGAACATATGTTCTGTACGGCAAAGACCAATTCCTTGTGCACCAAAGTCACGAGCTACTTTAGAGTCGTTAGGAGTTTCTGCATTAGTTCTAACTAACATTACAGAATGTTTGTCAGCTAATTTCATTAACTCACCAAAATCACCACTCAACTCAGGCTTGATAGTAGCAATTTTTCCTTCTAAGATTTCACCTGTTGTTCCGTTTAATGACAACCAGTCTCCTTCCTTGAAAACTTTACCATCAACAGTCATAGTTCTCTTCTTATAGTCGATACGAAGACTACCAGCGCCAGAAACACAACATTTACCCATACCACGAGCAACAACAGCAGCGTGAGATGTCATACCACCACGAGCAGTTAAAATACCATTGGCAACATTCATTCCTTCAAGATCTTCAGGAGAAGTTTCAATTCTAACTAAAACAGCGTTTTCATATTTTTCACATTCGTCAGCAAAGAAAACAATCTGTCCAGTAGAAGCGCCAGGAGAAGCTGGTAAACCTTTGGTAACAACAGTTCCGCTAGCAAGAGCATCTTTGTCAAATACAGGGTGAAGTAACTCATCTAATTTGTTAGCTTCAACTTCTAATAAAGCTTCTTTTTCAGAAATCATACCTTCTTTAAGCTTGTCCATGGCAATTTTAACCATAGCTGCACCAGTACGTTTTCCATTTCTTGTTTGTAGCATCCAAAGTTTACCATCTTGTACGGTGAACTCAAGATCCTGCATGTCTTTATAATGTTGTTCTAGTTTGTTTTGCAACTCATCTAGTTCCTTATAAATTACAGGCATTGCTTCTTCTAATGAAGGGAAGTTAGCAGCTCTGTCTTCTTCAGAAACACTAGCAAGAACAGCCCATCTCATTGAACCTTCTTTTGTAATTTGCTGAGGAGTACGGATACCAGCAACAACATCTTCACCTTGAGCATCAATTAAGTACTCGCCGTTGAAAAGGTTTTCACCTGTACCAGCATCTCTTGTAAAGGCAACACCAGTAGCTGAATTAGCACCCATGTTACCAAATACCATGGCCTGAACGTTAACAGCAGTTCCCCATTCAGCAGGAATATCATTTAATTTTCTATAGTAGATAGCTCTTTTTGTCATCCAGCTATCAAAAACAGCCATTACAGAACCCCATAGTTGTTCCCATGGATCATCTGGAAAATCTTGACCAGTTTGAGCTTTAACGGCAGCTTTGAAACGCTTAACCATTTCTCTCAAATCGTCAACGCTTAAGTCTTTATCGTCTTCAACGCCTTTTTCTTCCTTAATAGCTTCAATAATTTCTTCGAAAGGATCGATGTCTTCTTTAGATTCAGGTTTCATTCCCATAACTACGTCACCGTACATTTGTACGAAACGACGGTAAGAATCCCAAGCAAAACGATCGTTTCCAGATTTTTTTGCGATACCTTCAACAGCAGCATCGTTCAAACCTAGGTTTAAAACTGTATCCATCATTCCTGGCATAGAAGCACGAGCTCCAGAACGAACTGAAAGTAAACATGGGTTTTCTTTGTCACCAAATTTTGTACCCATCATTTCTTCTACTGCTTTAACAGCAGTCTCAACTTCTTCTTTGATTAGACTAACTACGTAATCACGACCTTTGTCGTTATAAAGGGTACAAACTTCGGTAGTAATAGTGAAACCAGGAGGAACTGGAACACCAATTAAATTCATTTCGCAAAGGTTAGCACCTTTACCACCTAATAGGTTTTTCATGGTAGCATCACCATCGGCTTTTTTATCTCCCCAGAGATAAACGTTTTTTTGATTTTTTTCTTTACCCATTATTATGTATTTTAAAATATATAAATTTCGTTTTTAGGACTGCAAATTTACAAAATTTATGCTTTCATTTGCGTTAAAATTTCATAAGGCAAATGATATTTTCGATTACTGAATTTCAAACGATTGCGGTGGTTTTTTGTGTTCTTATTTCATTTCTTTTTGATTCTATTGTTATCATTACTAATAAACACCACTACTTGTTCTATTGGTGGATGAAAAAAACACCGAATTTCATGTTTAGAGAGAAGGAAATAGTCAGTTGATTTGTGTGTTTAAGCCAAGAAATATTGTTCGGTGAACTTTTTTAAGCATATTGTTTTATTGGTTTATTCATATTTATGTGTTGAAAAGTAGCAATCTTTGAATTGTTCTATGAGTTGATTATTTGTATCTTGATGTACTTTTAAAAACCATTTCTATGATAACGAATATTAATGTTTTAGCCATATTTTTAATCGTTTTAATTACGATTTTGATCGTCTATTTGCTATTTCAATATAGGAAAATCAAGCAACTTCAAGAGGAGAAAGATCAAATCTTAAAAAGTGTAAATTCTACTAAAATGGAATTTTGGTCTTCCATTTCTCATGAGATTAGAACTCCAATGAATGGTATTTTGGGTTTAGTAGATTTATTGAAGAAAACAAAACTAGATAAAGAACAGGATGAATATTTGGTGGATCTTAATACCAGTGGAAGTAACCTATTAACAGCAGTTAATTCTCTTCTTGATAGAGCTCGTTTGGCTTCAGATACCATAGACTTGGATGAAGTACCATTTAATATTAATGATATTGTACACGGTGTTGCAGAGTATGTTCAACCGGAGATTAAAGAGAAAGAGATTGAATTGGTTGTTTATCTTGAACCTGGGATTCCTGAATTGATGTTGGGGGATCCTGTTAGACTTAAAGAGATTCTACTGAATTTTGTAAGGAATGCTGTAAACTATACTGTAAAAGGTGAAATAGTTATCTATGTGGAAACAGAATCGAGTCAACTAGATACGGTGACTTTAAAGTTTAGAGTAGAAGATACTGGTATGGGAATGAGTCCTGTTAAGCAAGAAGCGCTTTATAATACGGTAACCAAAATAGACAAAAAGCGATTCCTCGATTATAATGGCCCTGGATTAAGTTTGGCAGTTTCTAAGCGAATGAGTGAACTGATGGGTGGTGAAATGGGATTCAAGAGTGAGGAGGGTAAGGGAAGTAATTTTTGGTTTACTGCCCTATTTGTGAAAACCACAAACAAGATGGCTTTTAGTCATAGTAATTCTGGAATTACTTTTAGCGGATTGAAAGCCATAGTTATTGAAAAACATGAAATTAGCAGAAAGATACTCAAAGAATACCTACAAACCTTAAGTATAGAAGTCTTAGCTTTTACAAGTACTGGTGAGGTTATTGAGTATATGGAGAATAATAAGATTAGTGATGTTTTTGATTTGATATTACTAGAAAGACATTTTCAGGAAGTTACAGATAGGATGGAGATTAGAAGGTTGAAAGGAATGAGACCCTTAAATAGAGCTGAAATTATTTTAATATCAGCCTCAGCAAACCTTTATCATAAAGAAACTTTGCGTGAGGCAGGCTATTCAGGTTATCTAAACAAACCAATTGTCTTGTCGCATCTGGCCAATGAAATTGGAGCTGTTATTCCTGCAAAGTATAAGAAAGATATACTAATCACATCAAAGGGTTCAAAGGATTCTAAACTGAGGATTCTATTAGTTGAAGATAACCTGATAAATGAAAAAGTAGCTAAAGTCAGTTTAGACCGAATAGGTCATGAGGTAGAAGTAGCACGAGAAGGTAAAACAGCCATAGCTAAATATAGAGTTAAGGATTATGATCTCATTCTTCTCGATATTAAGATGCCGGGTATGGATGGTTTCGAAGTTGCAACGGAGATTAGGAACATCGAGAAAAACAATCCAAAGAAATCGGAAGTTAGAATTATTGCATTAACAGCTGAAGATTTTGAGGGTATAAAGACTAAATGTTATAAAGTTGGAATGAATGGTATGCTGCGTAAACCATTTAATTTTGCTGAGCTGTCTAATATTTTGAAGCAATAACTTAAAGCTTGCCTTGCTCTATTAACTGAACAATATATTCTAACTCTTTATCTCGTCCTTCTGGGTCGTAACGATCTTTTAAATTGAAGCCAAATAATCTGGCAGAACTTTGGTAGAATGTGGCCTTAAAACCTCCTCTCATATCTTTTACCAATTCATAACCCGATGTGTTAGTTTCTCTATCAATGAGTTTTAATAAGATTTCGCCTTGCATATAGGTGAGTTGCTTCAATTCATTTTCAAACTCCTCTTTTAATTCTTGCTCGGCTCGACGCATAATCTTTTTTCGATCTCGTTTCTTATCTGTTTTTTCGAGTATGGCTTCGTATTCTCTCATTTTTATTCCAGCTACTTTTGCATAAGGATATACCTTTTTTACATATCGAACGACTCTACTATATCGTTTAGCATTTCTTTTACTATCGAAAACCAATGGAGCTTTGACTTCAACTTCATTCAGAAACTCCACGTATATGGTATCTCCATTTTCAATATATGCAGGAATAACTCCATTTGTTTGAGAAAACAAATGAGAGTATCCAATGCTGAGAACGATAATAATGATAGCTCGAATCATAATTATTATTAATTGAAAACAAAACTAATCAAATTTTATACCATAAAAAAAGCTGCTTTCGTGTTAAAAGCAGCTTTTTGATAGTGTAAAATGATTTTTAGGCCACTTTATGTTTACTTATTCCATTTTCATTCAGCATGTCTTCAGCATACTTTTTTGTGATTTTAAGTTTGCTTTTGTCTTTTGAAGATGGAGCTTCAAACATGGCCTCTGTCATTATTGCTTCAATAATAGAACGCAAACCACGAGCTCCAATTTTGAACTCAATGGCTTTGTCAACTATATATTCTATAGCATCTTGGGCAAAACTAAGTTCAATGTCATCCATCTCAAAAAGTTTACCGAACTGTTTAGTCAAGGCATTTTTGGGTTCAGTAAGAATTCTTTTCAGTGCATCTTTATCCAAAGGATTTAAATAAGTAAGTATTGGCATTCTTCCAATAATTTCAGGAATAAGACCAAACTTCTTTAAATCTGTTGGAGAAACGTACTGTAAAAGGTTTTTCATATCAATTTGCTCTTTCCCTTTTTTAGCACCGTAGCCCAGCATATTGGTCCTTAATCGAGAGCCAATATGACGTTCGATTCCATTGAAGGCACCTCCGGCAATAAATAAGATGTTTCGAGTGTTGATTTTTACCATTTTCTGCTCAGGGTGTTTACGACCACCTTGTGGAGGAACGTTCACATCTGTTCCTTCGAGTAATTTTAGCAAGGCTTGTTGAACTCCTTCGCCAGATACATCTCTAGTGATAGAAGGGTTATCACTCTTGCGAGCAATTTTGTCCAACTCATCAATAAAGATGATGCCTTTTTCGGTAGAAGCTACATCGTAATCAGCGGCTTGTAGTAATTTTGATAGGATGCTTTCTACATCTTCTCCAACATAACCAGCTTCAGTTAATACTGTTGCATCAACAATGGCAAATGGAACTTTAAGGATTTTGGCAATAGTTCTAGCTAAAAGTGTTTTTCCTGTTCCTGTTTCGCCTACCAGCACGATGTTTGATTTTTCAATCTCAACATCTTTGTACTTCTTGCTTTCGGGCTGACCTATTCTCTTATAGTGATTATAAACCGCTACCGAAAGGATTTTCTTTGCTTCGTCCTGACCAATGACATATTCATCAAGAAACCCTTTGATTTCTTTAGGAGTAGGTATTTCTTCAGTAGGAATACCATTGTGGTCTCCTTTTACTTCCTCCTTAACTATAATATGTGCCTGTTCAACACAACTATCGCAAATATGACCTGAGAATCCAGCAATAAGAATACTAGTTTCTTCTTTTGGTCTTCCACAGAATGAGCACTTCTCTTCTGTTTTTTCTTTCTTTCCCATAATAAAAACTACCTTCCCAAAATTTCATCAATCATACCATATTCCTTGGCTTCCGCTGAAGTTAGCCAGTAATCTCGGTCGCCATCTTTTTCTATTTTCTTAATGGTTTGACCGCTATGACTGCTGATGATTTGGTAAAGTTCTTTCTTAAGTTTCAGGATTTCTTTAGCTGTGATTTCTATATCGCTAGCTTGTCCTTGTGCACCACCCATTGGCTGATGAATAAGAACTCTACTATGCTTTAAGGCTGTTCTCTTGCCTTTTTCACCTGCACATAATAGTACAGCTCCCATACTAGCAGCCATGCCTGTACAGATAGTAGCTACTTGAGGTTGGATATATTGCATGGTATCATAAATACCTAATCCAGCATAAACTGATCCCCCAGGGGTGTTTAAGTATATCTGTATATCTTTTTCAGCATCGGCACTTTCTAGAAATAGAAGTTGAGCTTGAATAATATTAGATACATAATCGTCAATAGGGACACCTAAAAAGATGATTCTATCCATCATTAACCTGGAAAAAACATCCATTTGGGCAACATTTAATTGGCGCTCCTCAATAATAGTAGGAGAGATATAATTCTGAACCATTGAAGTATAGCGATCCATGGTTAGGCTGCTAATACCCATATGGCCAGTGGCATATTTTCTAAATTCGTTTGGATTCATTCTCGTTGGTTTTTATGCCTGAGGAACTTCACTAGCTTTTTTAATGAAGTCTTCAAGAGGCATGGTTTCTATATCTAAAGATAATGATTCTTTAAATAGATTCAAAATTTTATTGTCGTAAAGTTGATCGTAGATTTTCTTTACTTCATCTTGATTTTTCAAGACATTATCAACAATACCATTCAATGAGCTTTCGAAAGCTTCGTTTTGTTCCATTCCGCCAAAATATTGACCACTAATGAAACCTCTAACATGATTTCTTATTTCCTCCTCACTAACCTGTAGATTATTGTCTGTAATGAGTTTGTTCTGAAGGATTTGCCATTTCAAAGAATTAGCATAGCTGTCATACTGAACTTCTAATTGTTCTGCAGTAAGCTCACCTTCGTTGTTTTCTAAAATCCAACGCTTCATGAACTCATCTGGTAATTTCATGCCAGCTTTTTCTATCAAAACATCCACAGCTTTTCCCATGAATAGTTTGTCACTTTCACCTGCAAATTGCTTTGAAGCATCTTCTTTAATGCGGTTTCTTAAATCTTCTTCAGTTTTAAGCTCTGCACTAGGATATGCTTTTTTAAATAATTCCTCGTTAAGTTCAGCAGGAGTAATATTAACTATTTCTTTTATTTCAACTTCAAATTCTGCTTTTAAATCTTCAACCATTAATTTAGCAACTTTAAGCATAGCTGCAACCTTGTTGGCATCTTTAAGAGCTCTCATGGGGTCTAACTTTACTGTTTCGCCAACAGCTTTTCCAACTAATAATTTAGTGATGGTTTTAAGTTTAATATCTTCTACAGCAAATGTAGCATCTTCAGAAGCTATTCCGCCTTCTATTGCATTTCCTTCTTCATCTAATTGTTTAAATGAAGCTGTAATTTTACTGTTTTCCTCTACATTTTCTGGATGAGTTTGTTCGCCAAAACGCTCGCGAATATCTGTCATATAATCATCCACCATGTTATCTGCTACCTCAATTTCACTGTACCCAACATGTATGTCTTTGTTTAACTCTAAATTGATTTCAGGAGAAAAACCAATATCAAAATGAAAAACAAAATCTTTTTGAGTATCAAAATTGATTTCGTCCTTTTGGTCAACACTTGGAAGGGGTTGTCCTAAAATATTTAGTTTGTTCTCAGTAATGTAATTGTTCAATGATTCGCCCAACATTTTGTTAACCTCATCTGCCAAAACTGATTTGCCATACATTTTATTCACAACGCCAAAAGGAACTTTTCCGGCTCTAAACCCAGGGATATTGGCTTTTTTTCTTAAGTCACCTAATGCTTTTTTTACGTTCTCTGCGTAGTCAAGCTCTGCAATTTCTACTTTAAGAACTGCTGTCAAATCTCCTGTGTTTTCTCTTGAGATATTCATGAATTTTCTTTTTATAAGTGTTTTATTTTCTTCAAATTAATTCAAAACAATACCTTCTTTATTTATTGTTTTGAAAGAGATCAAAGTCTCATCGATTTTTAGGGCTGCAAATATATAAAAAAAATCAATGTGGTATTGATGAAATTCGGTGTGTTTGACCTACTTAGCTAATTCTTTTTTTTATTCAGTAGGATTTAATGAGTTGTGAACATTTATTTATCATTTTTCGGATTTTTTTTTATCTTTATGAATGAAAAATTTAGATACTTTTGCCGCCGAAATAGTTCTTATCATAGAAAAAATGCCATGCTAAATAGAAGACATATCAGAATCAAGGTACTACAAGCCCTTTATGCTGCCATTCAATCTGACCAAACCGATGTATATAATGGACAAAAAAAACTAATGAGTAAGTTTGATAAATTATATGACTTGGCCATTTATCAAATGAGTTTTATGCTTGAAGTTAGAGACTTTTCTGAAAACCGTCTAGAAGAAGCCAAAAAGAAACATTTTCCTACAGAGGAGAATAAAAACCCAAACACTAGGTTTATTAATAATCCTGTTTTACTCCAGATTCGCGATAATGCAGATTTTAATCGCAGAGTTGATAATTTGGCCGTGAACTGGTCAACTGAGCCCGAAATGATTAGAAAAGTATTTATGAATCTTTTGGAAACTGAGTTTTATAACGATTATCTTCAGCTCAAAGATTCGAATTATAAGCAGGACAAAGAATTTGTTATTCGCTTTTTTGAAGAAGTAGTATTACCCCACGAAAGTCTTCATTCTTTATTTGCGGAGAAAAATTTGGATTGGACTGATGATTATAATTTAGCTGCAGAAGTGGTGATGATGATTATATCTAATTACAAACAAGGTTGGACTGAAGAAAGAAGACTTCCTCCCTTGTTTAAAGATGATAAAGAGGAGGGTAGAAGTCAAGATAGATCTTTCGCAAGAGATTTGTATAAGGAAGTTTTGGACAAGCAATTTGAGTATGATGAGTTGATTAAACCAAATATTAAAAACTGGGAAATTGAAAGATTAGCAACTATTGATAAAATTCTGATAAAGATGGCTTTAGCTGAGATACTTGAAATGCCAACTATCCCAATTAAAGTTTCTATGAATGAATACATTGACCTGAGTAAATACTTTAGTACCCCAAAGAGTAAAGTGTTTATCAATGGAATTTTAGATCACCTTATTGCTGAACTAAAAGAGCAAGGTAAAATTAAAAAGATAGGTAGAGGTTTAGTAAATTAAACTCTTTTCATAAATAAAAAAATGCCATCACTTTAATTAGTGATGGCATTTTTTTATGAGTAAAATTATACTAATCCTTGTAGATAGGCATCTTTACAATCTGAGCCTTTACTAAGCTTTTTCTAACTCTAATGTAAATTTCGCTACCAAATTTTGCATGAGCAGTAGCAATATATCCCATACCAATTCCTTTTTTCATCATTGGAGATTGAGTGCCAGAAGTTACTTCACCAATTACATTACCTTCTGCATCACAAATTTCGTAATGCTGTCGTGGAATACCTTTTTCTAACATTTCGAATCCACGTAATCTTCTGGTTACGCCATCGTCTTTCTGCTTTTGCATATAGTCACGATCGATGAAATCTTTGCCTTCAACAAATTTTGTAATCCAACCTAAACCTGCTTCAATAGGAGAAGTAGTATCGTTAATATCGTTTCCATAAAGACAGAATCCTTTTTCTAAACGTAGGGTGTCTCTAGCACCTAGACCAATT
This window contains:
- the tig gene encoding trigger factor; the encoded protein is MNISRENTGDLTAVLKVEIAELDYAENVKKALGDLRKKANIPGFRAGKVPFGVVNKMYGKSVLADEVNKMLGESLNNYITENKLNILGQPLPSVDQKDEINFDTQKDFVFHFDIGFSPEINLELNKDIHVGYSEIEVADNMVDDYMTDIRERFGEQTHPENVEENSKITASFKQLDEEGNAIEGGIASEDATFAVEDIKLKTITKLLVGKAVGETVKLDPMRALKDANKVAAMLKVAKLMVEDLKAEFEVEIKEIVNITPAELNEELFKKAYPSAELKTEEDLRNRIKEDASKQFAGESDKLFMGKAVDVLIEKAGMKLPDEFMKRWILENNEGELTAEQLEVQYDSYANSLKWQILQNKLITDNNLQVSEEEIRNHVRGFISGQYFGGMEQNEAFESSLNGIVDNVLKNQDEVKKIYDQLYDNKILNLFKESLSLDIETMPLEDFIKKASEVPQA
- the nusB gene encoding transcription antitermination factor NusB, giving the protein MLNRRHIRIKVLQALYAAIQSDQTDVYNGQKKLMSKFDKLYDLAIYQMSFMLEVRDFSENRLEEAKKKHFPTEENKNPNTRFINNPVLLQIRDNADFNRRVDNLAVNWSTEPEMIRKVFMNLLETEFYNDYLQLKDSNYKQDKEFVIRFFEEVVLPHESLHSLFAEKNLDWTDDYNLAAEVVMMIISNYKQGWTEERRLPPLFKDDKEEGRSQDRSFARDLYKEVLDKQFEYDELIKPNIKNWEIERLATIDKILIKMALAEILEMPTIPIKVSMNEYIDLSKYFSTPKSKVFINGILDHLIAELKEQGKIKKIGRGLVN